A stretch of the Kushneria konosiri genome encodes the following:
- a CDS encoding EAL domain-containing protein, with amino-acid sequence MAFQPIVDLENGSVFAHEALVRGVNGESAWSILSQVTPKDLYAFDQACRVRAIEMASQLGMTSRLSINFLPNAVYEPRACIRATLKVAERVGWSLDNLIFEITENEHVTDRDHLHHIVEEYHEMGFSVALDDFGTGHANLDLLTVLSPNHLKLDRILISNIDHDRRRQNMVRHICSMAGSLDMGLVAEGVETLEEARWLYQNGITRHQGYYYARPAFQALPDIDPGCFSAVTAA; translated from the coding sequence ATGGCCTTTCAGCCGATTGTGGATCTTGAAAATGGCAGCGTTTTTGCGCATGAAGCACTGGTTCGCGGTGTTAATGGTGAGTCAGCCTGGTCAATACTGTCGCAGGTCACGCCAAAGGATCTTTATGCCTTTGATCAGGCCTGTCGGGTCCGTGCGATCGAGATGGCCAGCCAGCTGGGCATGACCTCCAGGCTGTCCATCAATTTCCTGCCCAATGCTGTTTACGAGCCACGTGCCTGCATACGTGCCACCCTTAAAGTAGCCGAGCGGGTGGGGTGGTCTCTTGATAACCTGATTTTCGAGATTACCGAAAACGAGCATGTGACGGATCGCGATCATCTGCACCACATCGTCGAGGAGTATCATGAGATGGGGTTTAGTGTGGCGCTGGATGATTTTGGTACCGGCCATGCCAACCTTGATCTTTTGACGGTATTGTCACCGAATCATCTGAAGCTGGATCGAATCTTGATCAGCAATATTGATCACGATCGGCGGCGTCAGAACATGGTGCGTCACATCTGCTCGATGGCTGGATCCCTTGATATGGGGCTGGTGGCTGAAGGGGTCGAAACGCTGGAAGAAGCGCGATGGCTGTATCAAAACGGCATCACGCGTCATCAGGGCTATTACTATGCACGACCTGCCTTTCAGGCCCTGCCTGACATTGATCCGGGGTGTTTCAGCGCTGTAACCGCCGCATAA
- the rplQ gene encoding 50S ribosomal protein L17, whose product MRHRKTGRHLSRNSSHRNAMFQNMCISLVEHEMIKTTLPKAKELRRYIEPLITLSKNDSVANRRLAFSRTRSKDTVGKLFNELGPRYNTRPGGYVRVLKCGFRAGDNAPMAYVELVDRPVAAEASGEE is encoded by the coding sequence ATGCGTCATCGTAAAACCGGTCGTCATCTAAGCCGTAACAGCTCGCATCGTAATGCCATGTTCCAGAACATGTGCATTTCGCTGGTCGAGCATGAAATGATCAAAACCACGCTGCCCAAGGCCAAGGAGCTGCGTCGTTATATTGAGCCGCTGATCACCCTGTCAAAGAATGACAGTGTGGCCAATCGCCGTCTGGCGTTCAGCCGTACCCGTTCCAAGGATACGGTTGGCAAGCTCTTTAACGAGCTGGGTCCGCGCTACAACACCCGTCCGGGTGGTTATGTACGCGTTCTCAAGTGCGGCTTCCGTGCCGGCGACAACGCGCCCATGGCGTACGTCGAGCTGGTTGATCGCCCGGTAGCAGCAGAAGCCAGCGGCGAAGAATAA
- a CDS encoding DNA-directed RNA polymerase subunit alpha — translation MQRSVTEFLRPRDIKVEEVSANHAKIVLEPFERGFGHTLGNALRRILLSSMPGCAITEAEIEGVLHEYSAIEGVQEDVIEILLNLKGVSIKMHGRDDVVLTLNKQGPGIMTAGDIAADHDIEIVNPDHVIAHINDGCELKMQLRVMRGRGYEPADVRAERDDESRAIGRLQLDATYTPVRRVSYAVEAARVEQRTDLDKLVIDLETDGTLDPEEAIRRSATILQEQLAAFVDLEAEKEQEVVEEEDQIDPILLRPVDDLELTVRSANCLKAENIYYIGDLIQRTEVELLKTPNLGKKSLNEIKDVLEARNLSLGMRLDNWPPASLKDDKASA, via the coding sequence ATGCAGCGTTCAGTGACAGAGTTTCTAAGACCTCGCGACATCAAGGTCGAAGAAGTCAGCGCGAATCATGCAAAGATCGTGCTCGAGCCTTTCGAGCGCGGCTTTGGTCATACTCTCGGGAACGCCCTGCGTCGTATTCTGCTGTCATCCATGCCTGGGTGTGCGATTACAGAAGCAGAAATCGAAGGCGTTCTGCACGAGTACAGCGCGATCGAAGGTGTTCAGGAAGATGTTATTGAAATCCTCCTGAATCTGAAGGGCGTGTCCATCAAGATGCATGGCCGCGATGACGTTGTATTAACGCTGAACAAGCAGGGCCCGGGCATCATGACCGCCGGCGATATTGCCGCTGATCATGACATCGAGATTGTCAATCCGGATCACGTCATTGCTCATATCAATGATGGCTGTGAACTGAAAATGCAGCTGCGCGTCATGCGCGGCCGTGGCTACGAGCCTGCAGACGTCCGTGCCGAGCGTGATGATGAGTCACGCGCCATTGGACGGCTTCAGCTTGACGCCACGTACACACCGGTTCGCCGTGTTTCCTATGCTGTCGAAGCAGCGCGTGTTGAACAGCGCACTGACCTCGACAAGCTGGTCATTGATCTGGAAACCGATGGCACGCTGGATCCCGAAGAAGCCATTCGCCGCTCTGCAACCATTCTGCAGGAGCAGCTGGCTGCCTTCGTTGATCTTGAAGCCGAGAAAGAGCAGGAAGTAGTGGAAGAGGAAGATCAAATCGATCCGATTCTGCTGCGTCCTGTCGACGATCTCGAATTGACTGTCCGAAGTGCCAACTGCCTCAAGGCCGAGAATATCTACTATATCGGTGACCTGATTCAGCGCACCGAGGTAGAGCTTCTTAAAACACCCAATCTCGGCAAGAAGTCGTTGAATGAAATCAAGGACGTTCTCGAGGCCCGTAATCTTTCACTCGGCATGCGGCTGGACAATTGGCCGCCGGCGAGCCTGAAAGACGACAAGGCCTCTGCCTGA
- the rpsD gene encoding 30S ribosomal protein S4 produces MARYTGPKCKLSRREGTDLFLKSGVTAFEKKCKSETPPGQHGQRRQRLSEYGSQLREKQKVRRYYGVLEKQFRNYYKEAARQKGATGEVLLQLLETRLDNVVYRMGFGSTRSESRQLVSHKAIAVNGRTVNVASYKVRPGDVVSVREKAKNQSRIQQSLELAGNRGDVSWVDVDSKKMEGTFKALPERGDLSADINENLIVELYSK; encoded by the coding sequence ATGGCACGTTATACTGGTCCGAAGTGCAAGCTCTCTCGTCGCGAAGGCACCGACCTCTTTTTGAAGAGCGGTGTCACGGCGTTCGAGAAGAAGTGCAAGTCAGAGACTCCCCCGGGTCAACACGGTCAGCGCCGTCAGCGTCTTTCCGAATACGGCTCGCAGCTGCGTGAAAAGCAGAAGGTCCGTCGTTACTACGGCGTACTGGAAAAGCAGTTCCGCAATTACTACAAGGAAGCCGCGCGTCAGAAGGGAGCCACTGGTGAAGTTCTGCTTCAGCTCCTCGAGACTCGCCTCGACAACGTTGTCTATCGCATGGGCTTTGGCTCGACTCGCAGCGAATCTCGCCAGCTGGTCAGCCACAAGGCCATCGCCGTCAACGGTCGTACCGTCAACGTGGCGTCCTACAAGGTTCGTCCCGGTGACGTGGTCAGCGTTCGTGAAAAGGCCAAGAATCAGTCGCGCATTCAGCAGTCCCTCGAACTTGCTGGCAATCGCGGCGATGTAAGCTGGGTCGACGTTGACTCGAAGAAGATGGAAGGCACTTTCAAGGCCCTGCCTGAGCGCGGCGACCTGTCTGCCGACATCAACGAAAACCTGATTGTCGAGCTGTACTCCAAATAA
- the rpsK gene encoding 30S ribosomal protein S11: MANPRSNRKKVKKQVVDAVAHIHASFNNTIVTITDRQGNALSWATAGGSGFRGSRKSTPFAAQVASERAATAAAEYGVKNVDVLVKGPGPGRESAVRALNAAGFRVQSITDATPIPHNGCRPPKKRRV, translated from the coding sequence ATGGCTAACCCGCGCAGTAACCGTAAAAAGGTTAAAAAGCAGGTCGTGGATGCGGTTGCCCACATCCATGCCTCTTTTAACAATACGATCGTGACGATCACAGACCGCCAGGGCAACGCTCTTTCATGGGCCACTGCCGGTGGTTCGGGTTTTCGTGGTTCTCGCAAGAGCACCCCGTTCGCTGCCCAAGTGGCAAGTGAACGTGCAGCTACCGCTGCAGCCGAGTATGGTGTGAAAAACGTCGACGTACTGGTCAAGGGCCCGGGGCCCGGCCGTGAGTCCGCCGTGCGTGCATTGAATGCCGCCGGTTTTCGCGTGCAGAGCATTACCGACGCGACACCCATTCCGCACAACGGGTGCCGCCCGCCGAAAAAGCGTCGCGTTTAA
- the rpsM gene encoding 30S ribosomal protein S13 has product MARIAGVNIPDNKHAAISLTYIYGIGRTRAKEICAQVGIAPDVKVGDISAEKLDEVRTAVGQYAVEGDLRREITLNIKRLMDLGCYRGLRHRRSLPMRGQRTKTNARTRKGPRKPIRK; this is encoded by the coding sequence ATGGCCCGTATTGCAGGCGTCAATATCCCGGACAACAAGCATGCGGCGATCTCGCTGACCTACATCTACGGTATTGGTCGCACCCGCGCTAAGGAAATCTGTGCGCAGGTGGGTATCGCACCCGACGTCAAGGTTGGAGATATCTCCGCCGAGAAACTCGACGAAGTGCGTACTGCAGTTGGCCAATATGCCGTGGAAGGCGACCTTCGCCGTGAGATTACGCTGAATATCAAGCGTCTCATGGATCTGGGTTGCTACCGTGGTCTGCGCCATCGTCGCAGTCTTCCGATGCGCGGGCAGCGCACGAAGACGAATGCGCGTACCCGCAAGGGACCGCGTAAACCGATTCGCAAATAA
- the secY gene encoding preprotein translocase subunit SecY yields the protein MAKSGKVPANMQSGLGELWARLRFVFIAIVVYRIGAHIPVPGIDPDQLTALFRENQGTILSMFNMFSGGALQRMSIFALGIMPYISASIIMQLLTVVSPQLEQLKKEGEAGRRKISQYTRYGTVLLALIQAIGMSVGLVSNGVAYSADFSFYFTAVTTFVAGAVFLMWLGEQITEKGIGNGISLIIFAGIVAGLPGALGQSFELARNDGAWNVLPLLALGVLGIATVAFVVFIERGQRRITVNYPRRQVGNKMYAGQSSYLPMKVNMAGVIPPIFASSILLFPASLGQWFGQGENMGWLTTISQALGPGQPLYILLFATAVVFFCFFYTALVFNPKDVADNLKKSGAFLPGIRPGEQTSRYIDKVMTRLTLFGALYITLVSLMPQFLMVAWQVPFYFGGTSLLIVVVVVMDFMAQVQSHLMSSQYESVMKKSNLKGYGSGGVMR from the coding sequence ATGGCAAAGTCAGGAAAAGTACCGGCTAATATGCAAAGCGGTCTGGGCGAGCTCTGGGCTCGCCTAAGGTTCGTTTTTATCGCAATCGTGGTGTATCGCATCGGTGCCCACATTCCAGTCCCCGGTATCGATCCTGACCAGCTCACTGCCTTGTTCAGAGAAAATCAGGGCACCATCCTGAGCATGTTCAACATGTTCTCGGGCGGTGCCCTGCAGCGCATGAGTATTTTTGCACTGGGCATCATGCCTTATATTTCTGCATCAATAATCATGCAGCTTCTGACCGTGGTTTCGCCGCAGCTTGAACAGCTGAAGAAGGAAGGCGAGGCCGGCCGTCGAAAGATCAGCCAGTACACTCGCTACGGCACGGTGTTGCTGGCATTGATCCAGGCGATCGGCATGTCAGTAGGGCTTGTCAGTAACGGGGTCGCTTACAGCGCCGATTTCAGCTTCTACTTTACGGCGGTCACCACGTTTGTGGCAGGTGCCGTATTCCTGATGTGGCTGGGTGAACAGATTACCGAAAAAGGGATTGGCAATGGCATCTCGCTGATCATCTTTGCCGGTATTGTTGCCGGTTTGCCCGGTGCGCTCGGGCAGTCATTCGAGCTGGCCCGCAACGACGGTGCCTGGAATGTGCTGCCGCTGCTGGCACTCGGTGTTCTGGGTATTGCAACGGTCGCCTTTGTGGTTTTCATCGAGCGTGGACAGCGCCGTATTACGGTAAACTATCCGCGCCGACAGGTCGGCAACAAGATGTATGCCGGCCAGAGCAGCTATCTGCCGATGAAGGTCAACATGGCCGGCGTCATTCCGCCCATTTTTGCCTCGAGCATTCTGCTTTTCCCGGCGTCGCTGGGTCAGTGGTTTGGACAGGGCGAAAACATGGGGTGGCTGACGACAATTTCTCAGGCTCTCGGGCCGGGTCAGCCGTTGTATATTCTGCTGTTTGCCACTGCCGTTGTTTTCTTCTGTTTCTTCTACACTGCTCTGGTTTTCAACCCGAAGGATGTAGCAGATAACCTGAAGAAGTCGGGAGCATTCCTGCCGGGCATTCGTCCCGGTGAGCAGACATCGCGTTATATCGACAAGGTCATGACGCGTCTTACGTTGTTTGGCGCTCTCTACATTACGCTGGTCTCCCTGATGCCCCAGTTCCTCATGGTGGCATGGCAGGTACCCTTCTACTTCGGCGGCACTTCGCTGCTGATCGTTGTAGTGGTCGTCATGGACTTCATGGCGCAGGTTCAGTCTCATCTGATGTCCAGTCAGTATGAGTCCGTAATGAAGAAGTCAAACCTCAAGGGTTATGGCAGCGGCGGTGTAATGCGCTGA
- the rplO gene encoding 50S ribosomal protein L15 gives MKLNSLSPAPGAKHAEKRVGRGIGSGLGKTAGRGHKGQTSRSGGSIKPGFEGGQMPLQRRLPKFGFTSAKSLVSEEVRLNELANVEGDVADLASLKKANVLKNATRFAKVVLSGNLDRAITVRGLKVTKGARAAIEAAGGKVED, from the coding sequence ATGAAACTGAATAGCCTGAGCCCGGCGCCGGGTGCCAAGCACGCTGAAAAGCGTGTTGGTCGCGGTATCGGTTCCGGCCTCGGCAAGACCGCTGGTCGCGGTCACAAGGGTCAGACCTCTCGCAGCGGCGGCTCCATTAAGCCGGGTTTCGAAGGTGGTCAGATGCCGCTTCAGCGTCGTCTGCCCAAGTTCGGCTTTACCTCCGCCAAGTCGCTGGTCAGCGAAGAAGTTCGTCTTAACGAGCTGGCCAATGTCGAAGGCGACGTTGCTGATCTGGCAAGCCTGAAAAAGGCCAATGTACTGAAAAATGCCACGCGTTTTGCCAAGGTTGTGCTGTCCGGCAATCTTGATCGCGCCATTACCGTACGTGGTCTGAAAGTCACCAAGGGTGCACGGGCTGCCATTGAAGCCGCCGGTGGCAAGGTAGAGGACTAA
- the rpmD gene encoding 50S ribosomal protein L30, whose amino-acid sequence MSATIRVTQVRSTIGVLEKHKATMRGLGLRRINHTVELEDTPAVRGMINKVNYLVRVEGAQ is encoded by the coding sequence ATGTCAGCCACAATCAGAGTTACTCAGGTACGCAGCACGATCGGCGTACTTGAAAAGCACAAGGCCACCATGCGCGGTCTGGGTCTTCGTCGTATCAACCATACGGTTGAGCTTGAAGACACACCTGCCGTTCGTGGCATGATCAACAAGGTCAACTACCTCGTTCGCGTTGAAGGAGCTCAGTAA
- the rpsE gene encoding 30S ribosomal protein S5 has translation MANNEQRGNGDLQEKLVQINRVAKVVKGGRIFGFTALTVVGDGNGRIGFGRGKAREVPVAIQKAMDQAHRNMIKVELRGNTLQYPVRANHGASKVFMQPASEGTGIIAGGAMRSVLELAGVHDVLAKCYGSTNPVNVVRATVKGLASMRSPEDVAAKRGLSVEAITG, from the coding sequence ATGGCGAATAACGAACAGAGAGGCAACGGCGATCTGCAGGAAAAGCTTGTTCAGATCAACCGTGTTGCCAAAGTGGTCAAGGGTGGCCGTATTTTCGGTTTCACTGCCCTGACCGTCGTAGGTGATGGCAATGGTCGTATCGGCTTCGGTCGTGGCAAGGCACGTGAAGTGCCGGTCGCGATCCAGAAGGCGATGGACCAGGCTCATCGCAACATGATCAAGGTCGAACTGCGCGGTAACACGCTGCAGTATCCGGTACGTGCCAACCATGGTGCTTCCAAGGTCTTCATGCAGCCTGCTTCTGAAGGTACCGGCATCATCGCAGGTGGTGCGATGCGTTCGGTACTGGAACTGGCTGGTGTACATGACGTTCTGGCCAAGTGCTATGGCTCGACCAATCCGGTCAACGTCGTGCGCGCAACCGTCAAGGGCCTCGCTTCCATGCGTTCTCCCGAGGACGTTGCGGCAAAGCGTGGCCTGTCCGTTGAAGCGATTACGGGGTAA
- the rplR gene encoding 50S ribosomal protein L18 gives MNAKKEARLRRARRTRAKIRELGINRLSVNRTPRHMYAQIISADGGQVLVSASTLDKSLREDATGNADAAARVGTLLAERAKEAGITEVAFDRSGFRYHGRVKALADAAREGGLQF, from the coding sequence ATGAACGCGAAGAAAGAAGCTCGTCTCCGTCGTGCCCGCCGCACGCGCGCCAAGATCCGCGAACTTGGTATCAACCGTCTGAGTGTCAATCGCACACCGCGTCACATGTACGCTCAGATTATTTCCGCAGACGGTGGCCAGGTTCTGGTCAGCGCCTCCACGCTCGACAAGTCGCTGCGTGAAGATGCGACCGGCAATGCCGACGCCGCTGCTCGCGTTGGTACACTGCTGGCCGAGCGCGCAAAGGAAGCGGGAATTACTGAAGTTGCCTTTGACCGTTCCGGGTTCAGGTACCATGGTCGGGTCAAGGCCCTCGCTGATGCCGCGCGCGAAGGCGGCCTGCAATTCTAA
- the rplF gene encoding 50S ribosomal protein L6: MSRIAKYPVKLPSGVEVTLEEGRLTVRGGQGQLEMNVHNDVVIGQQEGQLTFEPSASAKNWAMAGTTRALVNNMVVGVTEGFTRSLEITGVGYRAQANGQTLNLTLGFSHPIDYKVPEGVVVETPKNTTIVLKSADKQRLGQVAAEIRAFRPPEPYKGKGVRYSDERILRKEAKKK; encoded by the coding sequence ATGTCCAGGATTGCAAAATACCCGGTTAAGCTGCCCAGCGGTGTGGAAGTCACGCTCGAGGAAGGCAGGCTGACCGTCCGGGGCGGTCAGGGGCAGCTGGAAATGAACGTTCACAACGATGTTGTGATTGGCCAGCAGGAAGGCCAGCTGACGTTCGAACCCAGCGCTTCAGCCAAGAATTGGGCCATGGCCGGTACGACCCGCGCTCTGGTCAACAACATGGTCGTTGGTGTTACTGAAGGCTTTACCCGTTCGCTGGAAATTACCGGTGTGGGTTATCGTGCTCAGGCCAACGGTCAGACACTCAACCTGACACTTGGTTTCTCTCACCCGATCGATTACAAGGTGCCTGAAGGCGTGGTTGTTGAAACGCCCAAAAACACCACGATCGTTCTCAAGAGCGCTGACAAGCAGCGTCTTGGTCAGGTGGCTGCAGAGATTCGTGCGTTCCGTCCGCCGGAGCCCTACAAGGGCAAGGGTGTTCGTTACAGCGATGAACGCATCCTTCGTAAAGAAGCCAAGAAGAAATAG
- the rpsH gene encoding 30S ribosomal protein S8 — protein sequence MSMQDTLADMLTRIRNAQMATKETVTMPSSKIKVEVARVLKEEGYIADFSVEGDVKVDLTITLKYFEGKPVIEHIQRVSKPSLRSYKGKDELPRVADGLGVAIVSTSRGVMTDRAARQAGVGGEVICTVF from the coding sequence ATGAGCATGCAGGATACACTCGCGGATATGCTGACCCGTATCCGTAATGCGCAGATGGCGACCAAGGAGACGGTGACCATGCCGTCTTCCAAGATCAAGGTCGAAGTCGCGCGTGTTTTGAAAGAAGAAGGTTACATTGCCGACTTCTCCGTTGAAGGCGACGTCAAGGTTGACCTGACGATTACCCTCAAGTACTTCGAAGGCAAGCCGGTTATCGAGCACATTCAGCGTGTTTCGAAGCCTTCCCTTCGCAGCTACAAGGGCAAGGATGAACTGCCGCGCGTAGCAGACGGTCTGGGTGTGGCCATTGTGTCCACTTCCAGAGGTGTCATGACCGATCGTGCGGCGCGCCAGGCAGGCGTCGGCGGTGAAGTCATCTGCACCGTATTCTAG
- the rpsN gene encoding 30S ribosomal protein S14: MAKKSMVERERKRAELVDKYAARRAELKAIISNVNSSDEERFDAQLQLQKLPRDSSPVRQRNRCRVTGRPHGFYNKFGLARNKLREAAMRGDVPGLTKSSW; encoded by the coding sequence ATGGCAAAGAAAAGCATGGTTGAGCGCGAGCGCAAGCGCGCCGAGCTGGTAGACAAGTACGCAGCCCGTCGTGCAGAGCTCAAGGCGATCATCAGCAACGTCAACAGCTCGGACGAAGAGCGCTTCGATGCGCAGCTGCAGCTGCAGAAACTGCCGCGTGATTCGAGCCCGGTACGCCAGCGTAATCGCTGCCGCGTCACCGGCCGTCCGCACGGCTTTTACAACAAGTTCGGACTTGCACGCAACAAGCTGCGTGAAGCGGCCATGCGTGGCGATGTGCCCGGGCTGACCAAGTCCAGCTGGTAA
- the rplE gene encoding 50S ribosomal protein L5 codes for MANLKEQYKDEVMAKLTEQFGYANVMQVPRITKVTLNMGVGDATSDKKLIDNAVADLEKLSGQKPIVTLARKSVAGFKVREGWPIGTKVTLRSERMWDFLDRLVNIAIPRIRDFRGLNAKSFDGRGNYSMGVREQIIFPEIEYDKVDRVRGLDITITTSAGTDEEARALLSALNFPFRK; via the coding sequence ATGGCGAACTTGAAAGAGCAGTACAAAGACGAGGTGATGGCCAAGCTCACAGAGCAGTTTGGCTACGCCAACGTAATGCAGGTGCCCCGGATCACCAAGGTGACCCTGAATATGGGCGTCGGTGATGCGACCAGCGACAAGAAGCTGATCGATAATGCCGTGGCTGATCTGGAAAAGCTTTCCGGCCAGAAGCCTATCGTGACTCTGGCTCGCAAGTCAGTTGCGGGCTTCAAGGTACGTGAAGGCTGGCCGATCGGTACCAAGGTAACCCTGCGCAGTGAGCGCATGTGGGACTTCCTTGACCGGCTGGTAAACATCGCGATCCCGCGTATTCGTGACTTCCGTGGCCTCAATGCGAAATCATTTGATGGCCGTGGGAACTACTCGATGGGTGTGCGTGAACAGATCATCTTCCCCGAGATCGAATACGACAAGGTTGACCGTGTTCGCGGGCTGGATATCACCATCACGACGTCTGCCGGCACCGACGAAGAAGCTCGTGCACTCCTGAGTGCGCTGAACTTCCCCTTCCGGAAATAA
- the rplX gene encoding 50S ribosomal protein L24, producing the protein MRKIKRDDEVVVIAGKDKGKRGTVKRVLQDGRYVVSGVNMIKRHTKPNPMAGNQGGIVEREAPIHGSNVAIFNTETGRADRVGFQMNDDGTKIRIFRSTQKQIDA; encoded by the coding sequence ATGCGCAAGATCAAACGTGATGATGAAGTCGTCGTCATCGCCGGCAAGGACAAGGGCAAGCGCGGTACCGTCAAGCGGGTTCTGCAGGACGGGCGCTACGTGGTTTCAGGTGTGAACATGATCAAGCGTCACACCAAGCCCAACCCGATGGCCGGCAATCAAGGGGGTATCGTTGAGCGTGAGGCTCCGATCCACGGTTCTAACGTTGCCATCTTCAATACGGAGACCGGCAGGGCGGATCGGGTCGGCTTTCAGATGAATGACGACGGTACCAAGATCCGTATCTTCAGGTCGACGCAAAAGCAGATCGACGCCTAA
- the rplN gene encoding 50S ribosomal protein L14, which yields MIQTQTMLDVADNSGARRVQCIKVLGGSHRRYARVGDIIKVTVKEAIPRGRVKKGQVLKAVVVRTRSGIRRPDGSLIRFDGNAAVLLNNANEQPVGTRIFGPVTRELRTEKFMRIISLAPEVL from the coding sequence ATGATTCAAACGCAAACAATGCTGGATGTCGCTGACAACAGCGGAGCGCGCAGGGTCCAGTGCATCAAGGTCCTGGGTGGCTCTCACCGCCGTTACGCCCGTGTTGGCGACATCATCAAGGTCACGGTCAAGGAAGCGATTCCGCGTGGCCGTGTCAAAAAGGGTCAGGTGCTCAAGGCCGTTGTAGTACGCACACGCAGCGGAATTCGCCGTCCGGATGGTTCTCTTATCCGCTTCGATGGCAATGCGGCGGTTTTATTGAACAACGCCAACGAGCAGCCGGTAGGCACTCGTATTTTCGGGCCGGTAACCCGCGAACTTCGTACCGAGAAGTTCATGCGGATTATCTCCCTGGCGCCCGAAGTGCTGTAA
- the rpsQ gene encoding 30S ribosomal protein S17, whose protein sequence is MAEEQAKQARRLTGRVVSDRMEKSIVVMIERRERHPIYGKYMKRSTKLHAHDETNQAHIGDLVSIEECRPLSKKKAWTLVEVVEQARG, encoded by the coding sequence ATGGCCGAAGAACAGGCAAAGCAAGCACGCAGGCTCACCGGTCGTGTGGTGAGTGATCGGATGGAAAAATCGATCGTTGTCATGATCGAGCGTCGTGAGCGCCATCCGATTTACGGTAAGTACATGAAGCGCTCCACCAAACTGCATGCGCACGACGAAACCAATCAGGCCCACATCGGCGATCTGGTTTCCATCGAAGAGTGTCGGCCGCTTTCAAAGAAAAAGGCATGGACTCTGGTTGAAGTCGTCGAGCAGGCCAGAGGGTAA
- the rpmC gene encoding 50S ribosomal protein L29 encodes MKAQELRDKSTEALNEQLFELLREQFNLRMQKATGQLSQNHLLKQVRRDIARVKTVLNEKVD; translated from the coding sequence ATGAAAGCTCAGGAACTTCGTGACAAGTCGACCGAAGCGCTCAATGAGCAGCTGTTCGAACTGCTGCGCGAGCAATTCAACCTGCGGATGCAGAAGGCTACCGGTCAGTTGAGCCAGAACCATCTGCTCAAACAGGTTCGCCGCGACATCGCGCGCGTGAAGACTGTGCTCAACGAGAAGGTGGACTGA
- the rplP gene encoding 50S ribosomal protein L16 has protein sequence MLQPKRTKFRKQQKGRNRGLAHRGSSVSFGEYGLKATGRGRITARQIEAGRRAITRHVKRGGKIWIRVFPDKPISEKPLEVRMGKGKGSVEYWVAQIQPGKVLYEIEGVSEEMAREAFSLAAQKMPVATTFVKRTVM, from the coding sequence ATGTTACAGCCCAAGCGTACCAAATTCCGCAAGCAGCAGAAGGGCCGCAACCGCGGTCTGGCGCATCGCGGTAGTAGCGTGAGCTTCGGTGAGTACGGCCTCAAGGCGACCGGCCGTGGTCGTATCACTGCTCGTCAGATTGAAGCCGGCCGTCGTGCTATCACGCGTCATGTCAAACGTGGCGGCAAGATCTGGATCCGCGTATTCCCGGATAAGCCGATTTCCGAAAAGCCGCTCGAAGTCCGTATGGGTAAGGGCAAGGGTTCCGTCGAGTACTGGGTCGCTCAGATTCAGCCCGGCAAGGTGCTCTATGAAATTGAAGGCGTATCGGAAGAGATGGCGCGTGAAGCGTTTAGTCTCGCGGCTCAGAAGATGCCCGTTGCCACTACCTTTGTGAAACGGACGGTAATGTAA